A part of Citrifermentans bremense genomic DNA contains:
- a CDS encoding glycosyltransferase family 2 protein, with the protein MTLISIVIPVYNAEKTIAALCRALVCELSKNYRLDIVLVNDSSRDDTASVCRGLCEEFPLTVTYISLSRNFGEHNAVMAGLNHSCGEYVVVMDDDFQNPPEEVPKLLAEIEKGYDVVYCQYSKKSDSWYRNLGSYLNGTLARVTLDKPANLYLSSFKAMNRFLVDHLVVHRSPNVYLDALILRTTRNIGTVEVRHDLRREGRSGYTMKKLVDLWGNVFVSYSLIPLRLVAAAGALLTCLGLYSVCDMLVRGWLPMLNDPSDLEEMSSITMFFRGVQLLATGVVGEYVGRIYLKLNQEPQFIVREKLLAKVGEERHDA; encoded by the coding sequence ATGACCCTAATTTCGATCGTTATTCCTGTCTACAACGCAGAGAAAACCATCGCGGCGCTCTGCCGTGCCCTGGTCTGCGAACTGTCGAAAAATTACCGGCTCGACATCGTGCTGGTCAACGACTCCAGCCGCGACGACACAGCCAGCGTCTGCCGCGGCCTCTGCGAGGAGTTCCCACTTACCGTCACCTACATCTCCCTGTCGCGCAACTTCGGGGAACACAACGCGGTGATGGCGGGACTAAACCACAGCTGCGGCGAATACGTGGTCGTCATGGACGACGACTTCCAGAATCCTCCAGAAGAGGTGCCCAAGCTTCTGGCCGAGATTGAGAAGGGATACGACGTCGTGTACTGCCAGTACTCTAAGAAGAGCGACAGCTGGTACCGCAATCTCGGCAGCTACCTGAACGGGACCTTGGCGCGGGTGACGCTGGACAAGCCCGCCAACCTCTACCTCTCCAGTTTCAAGGCGATGAACCGCTTCCTGGTTGACCATCTCGTCGTGCACAGAAGCCCCAACGTCTACCTCGACGCCCTCATCCTGCGCACCACCCGCAACATCGGGACGGTAGAGGTCCGCCACGATCTGCGGCGCGAGGGACGAAGCGGCTATACCATGAAGAAGCTCGTCGATCTCTGGGGCAACGTCTTCGTCAGCTACTCCCTCATTCCGCTGCGCTTGGTGGCGGCAGCCGGTGCGCTTTTGACCTGCCTCGGCCTCTATTCCGTCTGCGACATGCTGGTCCGGGGGTGGCTTCCCATGCTTAACGACCCGAGCGACCTCGAGGAGATGAGCTCCATCACCATGTTTTTCCGCGGGGTGCAGTTGCTGGCGACCGGCGTAGTAGGGGAGTACGTGGGGCGGATCTATCTGAAACTGAACCAGGAGCCGCAGTTCATCGTGAGGGAGAAGTTGCTGGCAAAAGTAGGGGAGGAGCGTCATGACGCCTGA
- a CDS encoding DUF4124 domain-containing protein yields MQCFLLYFMLLAVVGLTWLTPALSSADYYKYTDNRGTVNITNKLESVPSRYRSTMKVVREEKKKAPAAELQSTAGAEQQAAPALEQQAVPEPEQKPESSFSRLCGRFVWLKPLLYVMGGVALFVVVIKVASQLGPMLSKVIYLSFFLGVFVFLYKAYAEYVVTSSARIKENAVNIMKNSSNRELPEPDEGRIPTQR; encoded by the coding sequence ATGCAATGCTTTCTGCTTTATTTTATGCTCCTTGCCGTCGTCGGACTGACCTGGCTCACGCCAGCTCTTTCGAGCGCCGATTACTACAAGTACACCGACAACCGCGGCACCGTTAACATAACCAACAAGCTGGAATCGGTTCCCTCAAGGTACCGCTCCACGATGAAGGTGGTGCGCGAGGAAAAAAAGAAGGCTCCCGCGGCCGAGCTGCAAAGCACGGCCGGGGCGGAACAGCAGGCGGCTCCCGCACTGGAACAGCAGGCGGTCCCTGAGCCGGAGCAGAAACCGGAAAGTTCATTCTCAAGGCTTTGCGGACGCTTTGTCTGGCTCAAGCCGCTTCTGTACGTCATGGGTGGCGTCGCTTTGTTCGTCGTAGTCATCAAGGTGGCCTCCCAGCTTGGCCCCATGCTCTCTAAAGTCATCTACCTCTCGTTTTTCCTGGGCGTCTTCGTCTTCCTGTACAAGGCTTACGCCGAATACGTGGTGACCAGTTCCGCCAGGATCAAGGAAAACGCGGTGAACATCATGAAGAACTCATCGAACCGGGAGCTTCCCGAGCCCGATGAGGGACGGATCCCCACGCAGCGCTGA
- a CDS encoding tetratricopeptide repeat protein, which translates to MKKRRKLLKPEQQAAQQAPPEAEELNLWRDPLVHILLVLAVGFAVYSNIISAPFVFDDLPCLVNNPAIKDFSFFADPKQVFALPINPDLKNNFVLRPVAYFTFALNHALHGLDVRGYHIVNLLLHLADALLVYLVLWLTLKTPALQPERGETVPPGEKYFYLPFLASLLFVCHPLQTQSVTYVVQRFVPLVAFFYLGSVALYAAARLTEAKGARLVCYLGSLLACVLAMKSKENAFTLPAVIVLYEFVFFRGAVTLQRLARLVPFLLTMAIIPLKLASLSSPAVGGQEGTVSGAVNLVNFNHTSPWEYLMTQFGVILTYLRLLILPVNQNFDYQYPLQTVFLAPAVVLPLILLLSLAAAGTWLLATSRRGDERAALRALAGFGVWWFFITLSVESSVVPIDDVIFEHRAYLPSVGFFIALLAAAFSLPERFIGTPRCTSRPAVAALALLVLASSAACYQRNEVWTTQVALWRDTVQKSPGKARAHFSLGLALANTLPAWHTDDINVMLQPMDSAQNQVLAEAVREFRASTKLDPKSAPGYGFLGAALMVQRNFEEAAAALATAVALEPKDARNRAFLGQLSEARGDLAAARLHYQQALSLSPQEPYPHLFLALLSLRQGMHAEALQEYEIANQLAPRPDLGPKISQLRFMVEGR; encoded by the coding sequence ATGAAAAAAAGACGCAAGTTATTAAAGCCAGAGCAGCAAGCCGCGCAGCAGGCCCCCCCCGAGGCGGAGGAGTTGAACCTCTGGCGCGACCCCCTGGTTCATATCCTGCTGGTACTGGCTGTAGGATTCGCCGTCTACTCGAACATCATCAGCGCCCCGTTCGTTTTCGACGACCTTCCTTGCCTGGTCAACAATCCGGCCATCAAGGACTTCTCCTTCTTCGCCGATCCGAAACAGGTCTTCGCTCTCCCGATCAACCCGGACCTGAAGAACAACTTCGTGCTCCGACCGGTAGCCTACTTCACCTTCGCACTGAACCACGCCCTGCACGGGCTGGACGTGCGGGGGTACCACATCGTCAACCTCCTGCTGCACCTGGCCGACGCCCTGCTGGTGTACCTCGTGTTGTGGCTTACCCTGAAGACCCCGGCGCTGCAGCCTGAGCGGGGGGAGACCGTCCCGCCTGGGGAGAAGTACTTTTACCTCCCTTTTCTGGCGAGCCTTTTGTTCGTCTGTCACCCGCTGCAGACGCAGTCGGTCACCTACGTGGTGCAGCGCTTCGTCCCCCTGGTCGCCTTTTTCTACCTGGGCTCCGTTGCGCTGTACGCCGCGGCGAGGCTCACGGAGGCAAAGGGGGCGCGGCTTGTCTGCTACCTGGGCTCGCTTTTAGCCTGCGTCCTCGCCATGAAGAGCAAGGAGAACGCCTTCACCCTTCCGGCCGTGATCGTCCTCTACGAGTTCGTCTTCTTCCGGGGTGCCGTAACGTTGCAGCGTCTCGCGCGGCTGGTCCCGTTCCTGCTCACCATGGCCATCATTCCGCTCAAACTGGCCTCCCTTTCCTCGCCGGCTGTCGGGGGGCAGGAGGGCACCGTCTCCGGGGCGGTTAACCTGGTCAACTTCAACCACACCTCCCCCTGGGAATACCTGATGACGCAGTTCGGGGTGATCCTGACCTACCTGAGGCTCCTCATCCTGCCGGTCAACCAGAACTTCGACTACCAGTACCCGCTACAAACGGTATTTCTTGCCCCGGCTGTGGTCTTGCCGCTTATTTTGCTGCTGTCGCTGGCAGCAGCAGGGACCTGGCTTTTGGCCACGTCGCGCAGGGGAGATGAGAGGGCAGCTCTGCGCGCCCTCGCCGGCTTCGGCGTCTGGTGGTTTTTCATCACGCTCAGCGTGGAGTCGAGCGTGGTGCCGATCGACGACGTCATCTTCGAGCACCGGGCCTACCTCCCCTCGGTCGGTTTTTTCATCGCTTTGCTTGCCGCGGCCTTCTCGCTTCCCGAGCGGTTCATCGGGACCCCTCGCTGCACCTCGCGCCCCGCGGTCGCCGCTCTCGCTTTGCTGGTCCTGGCCAGTTCCGCAGCCTGCTATCAGCGAAACGAGGTCTGGACGACCCAGGTGGCTCTTTGGCGGGACACGGTGCAGAAGAGCCCGGGCAAGGCGAGGGCGCACTTCTCCCTTGGCTTGGCGCTGGCCAATACCCTACCCGCCTGGCACACAGACGACATCAACGTGATGCTCCAGCCGATGGACTCCGCCCAAAACCAGGTACTGGCGGAAGCGGTCCGGGAGTTCCGGGCCTCGACCAAGCTCGACCCCAAGTCGGCCCCCGGATACGGCTTCCTCGGTGCGGCGCTGATGGTGCAAAGGAACTTCGAGGAAGCGGCTGCCGCATTGGCGACAGCCGTTGCGCTAGAGCCAAAGGACGCCAGGAACCGTGCGTTCCTGGGGCAGTTGAGCGAGGCCCGGGGAGATCTTGCGGCTGCACGTCTTCACTATCAGCAAGCCCTATCTCTCAGCCCTCAAGAGCCCTACCCGCATCTGTTCCTGGCGCTGCTTTCCCTGCGCCAAGGGATGCACGCCGAGGCGCTCCAAGAGTACGAGATCGCGAACCAGCTCGCCCCCCGCCCCGACCTCGGCCCGAAGATATCGCAACTGAGGTTCATGGTGGAGGGGCGATGA
- a CDS encoding B12-binding domain-containing radical SAM protein, translating into MNCTPIGAAPVPDPGSVLLVRPPDPFQGSALLSHTRPMNLAYLASSLRRAGFRVAIADYEALPYSEEHLATLLQRLSPGVVGLSATTPTIGSAALLAQAVKRLSGDTVTVIGGSHASALPRETLEEFPFFDYLVRGEGELTLAELCLRLQDGGADRDIRGIAYRSGGGVMVNPPRELVADLDSLPFPARDLLDYSPRAGHSSRGFSNALRSGELFTSRGCPVACSFCAIQATFGRSVRFRDPACIADELARMVREQQVNHVVIADDTFTLDAERAASICEILLNSGIRSWNCDTRVNTVTPELLRLMRRCGCEKVAFGVESGSPRLLGAMGKGITVEQVERAVCWAREAGIRHVEGNFIVGCDPSETREDLEQTRRLIQGLPWTFVSVSVVVPYPGTPLREKMLAAGLIEPGIPWEDYVIFGKKPRWRTANFSAEELLEYQRSFTRSFYLRPRYVLGQLAAIRSREELGYWTRAGFSYLKWYATGKM; encoded by the coding sequence ATGAACTGCACCCCCATAGGAGCGGCCCCGGTTCCCGACCCGGGAAGCGTGCTGCTGGTGCGCCCGCCCGATCCTTTCCAGGGCTCGGCGCTCCTCTCCCATACCCGCCCGATGAACCTCGCCTACCTGGCCTCCAGCCTGCGCCGGGCGGGATTTCGCGTCGCCATTGCCGACTACGAGGCGCTACCCTACAGCGAAGAGCACCTTGCTACGCTTTTGCAGCGGCTTTCTCCGGGGGTAGTCGGCCTTTCCGCCACCACCCCCACCATAGGGAGCGCGGCCCTTCTGGCCCAGGCGGTGAAGCGGCTGAGCGGCGATACGGTGACCGTCATCGGGGGGAGCCATGCCAGCGCCCTCCCCAGGGAAACTCTGGAGGAGTTTCCTTTCTTCGATTACCTGGTTCGGGGAGAGGGGGAGCTGACGCTTGCGGAGCTTTGCCTGAGGCTGCAAGACGGCGGAGCGGACCGGGACATCCGGGGGATCGCCTATCGGTCCGGGGGAGGTGTCATGGTGAACCCGCCCCGCGAGCTGGTCGCCGACCTCGACTCGCTACCTTTTCCCGCCCGCGACCTTCTCGACTATTCCCCCCGCGCCGGCCATTCCAGCCGCGGATTCTCCAACGCGCTTCGCTCCGGCGAGCTCTTCACCTCGCGCGGCTGCCCGGTCGCCTGCTCCTTCTGCGCCATCCAGGCCACCTTCGGCAGGAGCGTCCGTTTCCGCGACCCCGCCTGCATCGCCGACGAACTGGCGCGGATGGTGCGCGAGCAGCAGGTGAACCACGTGGTCATCGCCGACGACACCTTCACGCTTGACGCCGAGCGCGCTGCAAGCATCTGCGAAATCCTCTTGAACAGCGGCATCCGTTCCTGGAATTGCGACACCAGGGTGAACACGGTGACGCCGGAACTTTTGCGGCTGATGCGGCGCTGCGGCTGCGAGAAGGTGGCCTTCGGCGTCGAGAGCGGCAGCCCGCGCCTCTTGGGGGCCATGGGGAAGGGGATCACGGTCGAACAGGTTGAGCGCGCGGTCTGCTGGGCCAGGGAGGCGGGGATCAGGCATGTCGAGGGGAACTTCATCGTCGGGTGCGATCCTTCGGAGACAAGGGAGGATCTGGAGCAGACGCGGAGGCTGATCCAGGGGCTTCCCTGGACTTTTGTCTCGGTTTCCGTGGTTGTCCCCTATCCGGGGACGCCGCTTAGGGAGAAGATGCTTGCCGCCGGGTTGATCGAGCCGGGGATCCCCTGGGAGGATTACGTCATTTTCGGCAAGAAGCCGCGCTGGCGCACCGCGAACTTCAGCGCGGAAGAGCTTTTGGAGTACCAGAGGTCGTTCACCCGCTCCTTTTACCTCCGTCCGCGCTACGTCCTGGGGCAGCTGGCCGCGATCCGTTCCCGCGAGGAGCTCGGGTACTGGACCCGGGCAGGGTTCTCCTACCTGAAGTGGTACGCGACGGGGAAGATGTAG
- a CDS encoding methylenetetrahydrofolate reductase, whose product MKIVEKMNQAQQFVSLEFFPPKDKNEWPAFFKTVDRLSQINPLFASVTYGAGGSTKGDTLEIVKTLQSGNGLDTMAHLTCVGAYRGDLQRFLDDLALAGVKNVLALRGDLPSDEPPEFSACRTLLHASDLAAFIRESHPEMGVGVAGYPETHPEATDTECDLGYLKLKLDQGGDFVITQLFFDNRLYFDFVAKARAAGIDKPIIPGIIPVVSLKVIQRIISMCGATLPPAYLAELEAADRSGGAAAVQKVGIAYARRQAQELLGAGVPGVHIYTLNRDQAVLELVDGLLPS is encoded by the coding sequence GTGAAAATAGTGGAAAAGATGAACCAGGCGCAGCAGTTCGTGTCGCTTGAGTTCTTTCCCCCCAAAGACAAGAACGAATGGCCCGCCTTTTTCAAGACTGTCGACCGGTTGTCTCAGATAAACCCGCTTTTCGCCTCGGTCACCTATGGGGCCGGCGGCAGCACCAAGGGCGATACGCTGGAGATAGTAAAGACGCTTCAAAGCGGCAACGGCCTTGACACCATGGCGCACTTAACCTGCGTCGGCGCCTATCGCGGAGACCTGCAGCGCTTTTTAGACGACCTGGCGCTCGCCGGGGTCAAGAACGTCCTGGCGCTGCGCGGCGACCTCCCCAGCGACGAGCCCCCGGAGTTCTCCGCCTGCCGGACTCTTTTGCATGCCTCCGACCTCGCCGCTTTCATCAGGGAATCGCATCCCGAGATGGGGGTCGGGGTGGCGGGTTACCCGGAAACGCACCCCGAGGCGACGGACACCGAATGCGACCTGGGATACCTCAAGCTCAAGCTGGACCAAGGTGGCGATTTCGTCATCACCCAGCTGTTTTTCGACAACCGGCTCTACTTCGATTTCGTCGCGAAGGCACGTGCAGCTGGGATTGACAAGCCTATCATCCCCGGTATCATCCCCGTGGTCAGCCTCAAGGTGATCCAGCGCATCATCTCCATGTGCGGCGCGACGCTCCCCCCCGCCTACCTTGCCGAATTGGAAGCTGCCGACCGCAGCGGCGGGGCGGCCGCGGTCCAGAAAGTCGGCATCGCCTATGCCAGGCGGCAGGCTCAAGAGCTTCTGGGCGCTGGAGTTCCAGGTGTCCACATCTACACCCTGAACCGCGATCAGGCCGTGCTGGAGCTTGTGGACGGCCTGCTCCCCTCGTAG
- a CDS encoding ABC-F family ATP-binding cassette domain-containing protein — MITASNVTLSYGKRVLFKDVNIKFTPGNCYGLIGANGAGKSTFLKILSGEIEADKGDISVGKGRIAVLKQDQFAYDEHTVLNTVIMGHKKLFDIMAEREAIYSKPEFSEEDGIRSAELEADFAEMNGYEAESEAAVLLNGLGIPEEMRGKQMKELEGGEKVRVLLAQALFGNPDVLLLDEPTNHLDLKSISWLEEFLFRFQNTVIVVSHDRHFLNQVCTHIADIDFSRIQVYVGNYDFWYQASQLHLKQRQDDAKKTQDKAAELKEFIQRFSSNASKAKQATSRKKLLEKLTIEDMPVSSRKYPWVVFKPERPCGDIILEVKGLSKTVDGVQIFKDLDLIVRKNDKIAFVGANSQAKTTLFQILAGELEPDEGSFRWGVTITNAYFPKENGDYFKSDLNLIEWLGQYSPPTEGESFARGFLGRMLFSGDEALKKTSVLSGGERVRCMLSRMMLTGANVLILDEPTNHLDLESITALNNGLISYTEVVLFASHDHEFVSTVANRIVEIHPNGIIDRDMNFDDYLEDADVIAEREKLTNGHAELSL; from the coding sequence ATGATCACCGCATCAAACGTCACCCTCTCGTACGGCAAGAGGGTCCTGTTCAAGGACGTAAACATAAAATTCACCCCGGGCAACTGCTACGGCCTCATCGGGGCCAACGGGGCGGGGAAGTCGACCTTCCTGAAGATCCTCTCCGGCGAGATTGAGGCGGACAAAGGGGATATCTCGGTCGGAAAGGGGCGCATCGCGGTCCTGAAGCAGGACCAGTTCGCCTACGACGAGCACACCGTGCTGAACACCGTCATCATGGGGCACAAGAAGCTGTTCGACATCATGGCGGAGCGCGAGGCGATCTATTCCAAGCCCGAGTTCAGCGAGGAGGACGGCATCCGCTCGGCGGAACTGGAGGCGGATTTCGCCGAGATGAACGGCTACGAGGCGGAGAGCGAGGCGGCTGTGCTTCTTAACGGGCTCGGCATCCCCGAGGAGATGCGCGGCAAGCAGATGAAGGAGCTGGAAGGGGGCGAGAAGGTCCGGGTGCTCCTGGCCCAGGCCCTTTTCGGCAACCCCGACGTGCTCCTCCTGGACGAGCCGACCAACCACCTGGATCTGAAGTCGATCTCGTGGCTGGAGGAGTTCCTGTTCCGCTTCCAGAACACCGTGATCGTCGTCTCCCACGACCGTCACTTCCTGAACCAGGTCTGCACCCACATAGCCGACATCGACTTCAGCCGCATCCAGGTCTACGTCGGCAACTACGACTTCTGGTACCAGGCGAGCCAGCTGCACCTGAAGCAGCGCCAGGACGACGCCAAGAAGACCCAGGACAAGGCGGCCGAACTGAAGGAGTTCATCCAGCGCTTCTCCTCCAACGCCTCCAAGGCGAAGCAGGCAACCTCCAGGAAAAAGCTCCTGGAGAAGCTGACCATCGAGGACATGCCGGTTTCCTCCAGGAAGTACCCCTGGGTGGTGTTCAAGCCGGAGCGCCCCTGCGGCGACATCATCCTCGAGGTTAAGGGGCTTTCCAAGACCGTGGACGGGGTCCAGATCTTCAAGGATCTCGACCTGATCGTCAGGAAAAACGACAAGATTGCTTTCGTGGGCGCCAACTCGCAGGCGAAGACCACACTGTTCCAAATCCTTGCCGGCGAGCTCGAGCCGGACGAGGGGAGCTTCCGCTGGGGCGTCACCATCACCAACGCCTACTTCCCCAAGGAGAACGGCGATTACTTCAAGAGCGACCTGAACCTGATCGAGTGGCTGGGGCAGTATTCCCCTCCCACCGAGGGGGAGAGTTTTGCCCGCGGGTTCCTGGGCCGGATGCTCTTCTCCGGCGACGAGGCGCTGAAAAAGACGAGCGTCCTCTCCGGCGGCGAGCGCGTGCGCTGCATGCTGTCCAGGATGATGCTGACCGGCGCCAACGTGCTGATCCTCGACGAGCCGACCAACCACCTCGACCTCGAGTCCATCACCGCGCTCAACAACGGGCTCATCTCCTACACCGAGGTGGTGCTCTTCGCCTCCCACGACCACGAGTTCGTCTCCACCGTGGCCAACAGGATCGTCGAAATCCACCCCAACGGCATCATCGACCGCGACATGAACTTCGACGACTACCTGGAAGACGCGGACGTCATAGCGGAGCGCGAAAAGCTTACCAACGGCCACGCGGAGCTTAGCTTGTAG
- a CDS encoding NDP-hexose 2,3-dehydratase family protein yields the protein MTPELSFPLPACLAIPPEHAICVARSIDGCQALHDDACVDDWIEQAREACSLNNMQVPLDAVQGWHRDPATGNIRHHTGRFFSVIGVRARHRVGRHELEWDQPIIEQPEIGILGILARPIGGTLHFCLQAKEEPGNLGGIQLSPTVQATYSNYTCAHGGGLPLFLEHFMEPHPSRLLFSRLQTEDGGRFLFKSNRNMVVVAGDELPVELPRGFIWLTLRQIAALIRRDKLVNACTRSILSALLPVGAPGDDPQVLEGVRGTLQWLDDRRADTHILTRRIGLNDLQEWALDEKGYFSHLSHGFFRIVGLRVSSETREVGSWGQPIIENRAPGIIGLLVRRGSAGMELLMQAKAEVGNRITVQLGPTAQFARENYEESAKLKKPFLFDEFSAPGRFPVLHESRQTEEGARFYREYNLHRVLVLPEETVLELPPDYRWLSLREVAFMVQLGEQVNSCARSILSCLL from the coding sequence ATGACGCCTGAATTGAGTTTTCCGCTTCCAGCCTGCCTGGCCATACCCCCGGAGCACGCAATCTGCGTCGCCCGCTCCATCGACGGCTGCCAGGCCCTGCATGACGACGCCTGTGTCGACGACTGGATCGAGCAGGCGCGCGAGGCCTGTTCCCTGAACAACATGCAGGTCCCGCTCGACGCGGTGCAGGGATGGCACCGCGACCCGGCCACCGGCAACATCCGCCACCACACCGGCCGCTTCTTCAGCGTCATAGGTGTGCGGGCAAGGCACAGGGTGGGGCGGCACGAGCTGGAATGGGACCAGCCCATCATCGAGCAGCCCGAGATCGGTATCCTGGGCATCCTGGCCAGGCCCATTGGCGGCACCCTCCACTTCTGCTTGCAGGCCAAGGAGGAGCCGGGGAACCTTGGCGGGATCCAGCTCTCCCCGACGGTGCAGGCGACCTACAGCAACTACACCTGCGCCCATGGCGGAGGGTTGCCGCTCTTTCTAGAGCATTTCATGGAACCGCACCCGTCGCGGCTGCTGTTTTCCCGCCTGCAGACCGAGGACGGCGGCCGGTTTCTTTTCAAGTCCAACCGCAACATGGTGGTGGTCGCCGGGGACGAATTGCCGGTGGAGCTCCCCAGGGGGTTCATCTGGCTTACCCTGCGCCAGATAGCAGCGCTGATCCGCAGGGACAAACTGGTGAACGCCTGCACGCGCAGCATCCTCTCCGCCCTGCTCCCGGTCGGGGCTCCCGGCGACGACCCGCAGGTCTTGGAGGGAGTACGGGGGACGCTCCAGTGGCTCGACGACCGCAGGGCGGATACCCACATCCTCACCAGGCGCATCGGACTCAACGATTTGCAGGAATGGGCGCTGGACGAAAAAGGCTACTTCTCACACCTGTCGCACGGTTTTTTCCGCATCGTTGGGTTGCGGGTTTCCTCAGAGACCAGGGAGGTGGGGTCGTGGGGGCAGCCGATCATCGAGAACCGGGCTCCCGGGATCATCGGCCTTTTGGTCCGCAGGGGGAGCGCCGGGATGGAGCTCCTGATGCAGGCGAAAGCTGAGGTGGGAAATCGCATCACCGTCCAGCTGGGGCCGACGGCGCAGTTCGCCAGGGAGAACTACGAGGAGAGCGCCAAGCTGAAAAAGCCGTTTCTGTTCGATGAATTCTCGGCCCCGGGGCGCTTTCCCGTGCTCCACGAGAGCCGGCAGACCGAGGAGGGGGCACGCTTTTACCGCGAGTACAACCTGCACCGGGTCCTTGTGCTCCCCGAGGAAACGGTCCTGGAGCTTCCCCCCGACTACCGCTGGCTTTCCCTGCGGGAAGTAGCTTTCATGGTGCAGTTGGGGGAACAGGTGAATTCCTGCGCCCGCAGTATCCTCTCCTGTTTGCTCTAG
- a CDS encoding DegT/DnrJ/EryC1/StrS family aminotransferase has translation MSSAEPVRYWDYLAAYEPRRDEYLRVVDRVFSSGRLVMGREVAAFEEALAVFCGTSFAVGVNSGTDALMLALKALGVGAGDEVITVSNTAVPTVAAIRAAGATPVFVDVEEDTFLIDVSLVEGAVTGRTRCILPVHLCGQMADMVPLAEIAGRRGLYLVEDCAQACGASYRGRRAGSVGDIGAFSFYPTKVLGAFGDAGALTTDDPELAARLRRLRFYGMEGGYYAEEEGFNSRLDEVQAALLSLALPRVEEAVEKRRELAQLYDQGLSGVGDLALPAVREGCRHQFYLYTVRTGRRDELQEYLRGEGIETRINYPHPLHLMRGYAFLGYREGDLPVTERLAASILSLPMYPELPRRHAERVIEAVRAFFGGGR, from the coding sequence ATGTCGAGCGCTGAACCGGTCCGTTACTGGGACTACCTTGCCGCCTATGAGCCGCGGCGCGACGAGTACCTGCGCGTGGTGGACCGGGTCTTTTCCTCGGGAAGGCTCGTCATGGGGCGGGAGGTGGCGGCATTCGAGGAGGCGCTTGCCGTCTTCTGCGGCACCAGCTTCGCGGTGGGAGTGAACTCGGGGACCGATGCCCTGATGCTGGCCCTGAAGGCGCTGGGGGTAGGAGCGGGCGACGAGGTGATCACGGTCTCCAATACCGCCGTCCCCACCGTGGCGGCGATCCGCGCCGCCGGTGCCACCCCTGTCTTTGTCGACGTCGAAGAGGATACCTTCCTGATCGACGTCTCACTGGTCGAGGGGGCCGTTACCGGGCGCACCCGATGCATCCTTCCGGTGCACCTGTGCGGTCAGATGGCGGATATGGTGCCCCTTGCCGAGATTGCCGGGCGGCGTGGGCTTTACCTTGTCGAGGACTGCGCCCAGGCCTGCGGCGCGAGCTACCGGGGGAGGCGCGCGGGAAGTGTCGGCGACATCGGCGCCTTCTCCTTCTATCCCACCAAGGTGCTGGGGGCTTTCGGCGACGCCGGCGCGCTGACCACGGATGACCCGGAGCTTGCGGCACGGTTAAGAAGACTGCGCTTCTACGGCATGGAGGGAGGCTACTACGCCGAAGAGGAGGGGTTCAACTCCCGCCTGGACGAGGTGCAGGCGGCCCTGTTGAGCCTCGCGCTTCCCCGGGTGGAGGAGGCGGTCGAAAAGCGCCGCGAGCTCGCACAGCTCTACGACCAGGGGCTCTCCGGCGTCGGGGACCTGGCGCTCCCCGCCGTCCGCGAGGGATGCCGGCACCAGTTCTATCTCTACACCGTCAGGACTGGGCGGCGCGACGAACTGCAGGAATATCTGCGCGGCGAGGGGATAGAGACCCGTATCAACTACCCTCACCCGCTGCACCTGATGCGCGGCTATGCCTTTCTCGGGTACCGGGAAGGTGACCTGCCGGTGACCGAGCGCCTGGCTGCAAGCATCCTCTCGCTCCCCATGTACCCGGAGCTCCCCAGGCGCCACGCGGAAAGGGTGATCGAGGCGGTGCGCGCTTTCTTCGGGGGGGGGCGATGA
- a CDS encoding class I SAM-dependent methyltransferase, with the protein MNPEEYGRMYQAEDSHWWYVGLHELILSQVEREAARLKRPLRILDAGCGTGRLCQLLAPFGEVEGIDASREAIRYCRRRGVAAMVGDLNRVELEPERYDLITSIDVLYHLGVRDDVEVLKSFLGALRPGGMLILNLVALEWLRSSHDLAVHTRERYDERTLRDRLAAAGFSISRLSFRVTLPFPLVAGYRLLRERLRAAHTGKAGASDVALPSPLVNRALLKLIRMENHLLRRLRLPIGSSLFAVARKG; encoded by the coding sequence ATGAACCCGGAGGAGTACGGCCGGATGTATCAGGCGGAGGACTCCCACTGGTGGTACGTGGGGCTGCACGAGTTGATCCTCTCCCAGGTGGAGCGGGAGGCGGCGCGCCTTAAGCGACCCCTGCGCATCCTGGATGCGGGCTGCGGCACCGGGAGGCTCTGCCAGCTGCTTGCCCCTTTCGGTGAGGTGGAGGGAATCGACGCCTCGCGGGAGGCGATCCGTTACTGCCGCCGCCGCGGCGTTGCCGCCATGGTCGGCGACCTGAACCGGGTCGAGCTGGAACCGGAGCGCTACGACCTGATCACCTCCATCGACGTCCTCTACCACCTGGGGGTCCGGGACGACGTGGAGGTGCTGAAATCTTTCCTCGGGGCACTGCGCCCGGGGGGGATGCTGATCCTGAATCTGGTCGCCCTGGAATGGCTCAGGAGTTCCCATGACCTCGCGGTTCACACCCGCGAGCGCTATGACGAGCGCACCCTGCGTGACAGGCTTGCCGCGGCCGGGTTCAGCATCAGCCGGTTGAGCTTTCGGGTGACCCTCCCCTTTCCGCTCGTGGCAGGCTATCGACTACTGCGTGAAAGGTTACGTGCCGCCCATACTGGCAAAGCTGGAGCCTCGGACGTGGCGCTCCCCTCGCCGCTGGTGAACCGGGCGCTCTTGAAACTCATCCGGATGGAGAATCACCTGCTGCGGCGCCTGCGGCTGCCGATCGGTTCCTCCCTGTTCGCCGTGGCCAGAAAAGGCTGA